Proteins found in one Caldisericia bacterium genomic segment:
- the oraE gene encoding D-ornithine 4,5-aminomutase subunit OraE: MLSPNEKINIREILKDLDKYKPKRYGWTFRKKIEKQNFLNLLYFETSEPLKNSIPLPASRQMDYIDPQPDITITVEIASGRFEDDIRRMRMAAWHGADHIMVIRTLGQSHFDGLIEGTPEGVGGIPITRKQIRATRKALDLIEEEVGREINLHSYVSGIAGPEIAVLFAEEGVNGAHQDPQYNILYRNINPVRSFVDAGVSKKIMAAFNMLQIDGAHNANATAKYGYKVMPELLVQHAINSLFSLKVGMKKEYIALSTVPPDVAPFPALRLDIPYANLLRKVFKGFRFRAQMNTKYVESCTREATVNHTLNALISRITSADIQSTITPDEGRNVPWHYNSIHAVNTAKQVLIAADGLKKVLKINEDEYEKERERELLERAILFLEEIIEVGGYFKALEEGFFVDSGYYPERVGDGIKRPQDGGDEAHTVVKRAKDYLAPVCHHFGYNNLPQGLNKPCDLIDGCTFCKREKIVYIDELDPEDNVEVRLKKIEPYEKEGMFKPEVQWKNDGVILVSMFLPIDKEKAPYAAIEIGKRLGLLNVEVIHQQVLHPAEGSYIEIKGEVPFFIKESEIKIPEKILPLKDEEITYEIKKRGGIKCVAATLGEDEHNVGLKEIIDIKHGGIEKWGFQVTYLGTSVPPEKVVNAAIEVGAKVILASTTVTHGNVHKINLKKLNDTAIEKGVRDKLIIIGGGTQLSQDTAKEVGIDATFGRGTKGIDVASFIIRRLREKGM, translated from the coding sequence ATGCTATCACCGAATGAAAAAATTAATATAAGAGAAATTTTAAAAGATCTTGATAAATACAAACCAAAAAGATATGGTTGGACATTTAGAAAAAAAATAGAGAAACAAAATTTTTTAAATCTTCTTTATTTTGAAACAAGTGAACCACTTAAAAATTCAATTCCTCTTCCAGCAAGTAGACAGATGGATTATATAGATCCTCAACCAGACATAACTATTACTGTAGAAATTGCATCTGGTAGATTTGAAGATGATATAAGAAGAATGAGAATGGCTGCATGGCATGGTGCAGATCATATCATGGTAATAAGAACTTTAGGTCAAAGTCACTTTGATGGACTTATTGAAGGTACTCCTGAGGGAGTTGGGGGGATTCCTATTACAAGAAAACAAATTAGAGCAACAAGAAAAGCGCTAGACCTTATTGAAGAAGAGGTTGGAAGAGAAATTAATTTACACTCATATGTTTCTGGAATTGCAGGTCCTGAAATTGCAGTATTATTTGCTGAAGAAGGTGTAAATGGGGCTCATCAAGATCCCCAATACAACATTCTATATAGAAACATAAATCCAGTAAGATCTTTTGTTGATGCAGGAGTTAGTAAAAAAATAATGGCTGCATTTAATATGTTACAAATTGATGGAGCACACAATGCAAATGCAACTGCAAAATATGGATATAAAGTCATGCCTGAACTCTTAGTTCAACATGCAATAAATTCACTATTTTCTTTGAAAGTTGGGATGAAAAAAGAATATATTGCTCTCTCAACTGTCCCTCCAGATGTAGCTCCATTTCCAGCATTAAGATTGGATATTCCTTATGCAAATTTATTAAGAAAAGTTTTTAAAGGCTTTAGATTTAGAGCACAAATGAATACAAAATATGTAGAATCTTGCACAAGAGAAGCAACAGTAAATCACACACTTAATGCTTTAATATCACGAATAACTTCTGCTGATATTCAATCAACAATAACTCCAGATGAAGGAAGAAATGTTCCATGGCATTATAATTCAATTCATGCTGTAAACACTGCAAAACAAGTTTTAATTGCAGCAGATGGATTAAAGAAGGTTTTAAAAATTAATGAAGATGAGTATGAAAAAGAAAGGGAAAGAGAACTTCTTGAAAGAGCAATTTTGTTTTTAGAAGAAATAATTGAAGTTGGTGGATATTTCAAAGCGCTTGAAGAGGGATTTTTTGTAGATTCTGGTTATTATCCAGAAAGAGTTGGAGATGGAATAAAAAGACCACAAGATGGAGGAGATGAAGCTCATACAGTTGTAAAGAGAGCAAAAGATTATCTTGCTCCAGTTTGTCACCATTTTGGATATAACAACCTTCCTCAAGGATTAAACAAACCTTGTGATTTAATTGATGGTTGTACTTTTTGTAAAAGAGAAAAAATAGTTTATATAGATGAACTTGATCCAGAAGATAATGTTGAAGTAAGACTAAAAAAAATTGAACCTTATGAAAAAGAAGGAATGTTTAAACCAGAAGTTCAATGGAAAAATGATGGAGTAATTCTCGTTTCAATGTTTTTGCCAATTGATAAAGAAAAAGCACCCTATGCTGCAATTGAGATTGGAAAAAGGTTAGGACTTTTGAATGTAGAAGTTATACATCAACAAGTTCTACATCCAGCAGAAGGTAGTTATATTGAAATAAAAGGTGAAGTTCCATTTTTTATCAAAGAAAGCGAAATTAAAATTCCAGAAAAAATTTTGCCACTTAAAGATGAAGAGATAACATATGAAATCAAAAAAAGAGGTGGTATTAAATGTGTTGCTGCAACCTTAGGAGAAGATGAACATAATGTAGGACTTAAAGAGATAATTGATATTAAGCATGGTGGAATTGAAAAATGGGGTTTTCAGGTAACATATCTTGGAACAAGCGTTCCGCCAGAAAAAGTTGTTAATGCTGCAATTGAAGTTGGAGCAAAGGTAATTCTTGCATCAACAACAGTAACTCACGGAAATGTTCATAAAATTAACTTAAAAAAATTAAATGATACTGCTATTGAAAAGGGTGTAAGAGACAAACTTATAATTATTGGTGGGGGAACACAACTTTCTCAAGATACTGCAAAAGAAGTAGGAATTGACGCA
- the ortA gene encoding 2-amino-4-oxopentanoate thiolase subunit OrtA, translating into MLKKGDYVEIKITILKPDERAENLPQDTKLVPYEGKVRGYLTFDGEIGKEVEIETPIGRRVKGILLGLAKEYIHNFGEPIRELIDIGKKVKEKYLKE; encoded by the coding sequence ATTCTTAAAAAAGGAGATTATGTTGAAATAAAAATCACCATTTTAAAACCAGATGAGCGAGCAGAAAATTTACCACAAGACACAAAGTTAGTCCCATATGAAGGAAAGGTAAGAGGTTATCTCACCTTTGATGGAGAGATTGGAAAAGAAGTAGAGATTGAAACACCAATTGGAAGAAGAGTAAAAGGGATACTCCTTGGTTTAGCTAAAGAATATATTCATAATTTCGGTGAACCAATTAGAGAACTTATTGATATTGGAAAAAAAGTAAAAGAAAAATATCTTAAGGAGTAG
- a CDS encoding ornithine aminomutase subunit alpha, which produces MVREDDFEKRREHLKNMSEEELIDYFWKLTEKIVNPLVELSYTHTSPSIERSVLLRMGFSSIEAKNIVKHMVEHNLLSHGAGRIVLLYSEMKKINYLEAGRELANGIGWDDILDYYRRMEDAITE; this is translated from the coding sequence ATGGTTAGAGAAGACGATTTTGAGAAAAGAAGAGAACATCTTAAAAATATGAGTGAGGAAGAGTTAATTGACTATTTTTGGAAATTAACAGAAAAAATAGTTAATCCCCTTGTTGAACTTTCTTATACCCACACTTCGCCTTCGATTGAGAGAAGTGTTTTACTTAGAATGGGATTTTCAAGTATTGAGGCGAAAAATATTGTTAAGCATATGGTTGAGCATAATCTTTTATCACATGGAGCAGGAAGAATAGTTCTTCTATATAGTGAAATGAAAAAAATTAACTACCTTGAAGCAGGAAGAGAACTTGCTAATGGAATTGGATGGGATGATATTTTAGATTATTATAGGAGGATGGAAGATGCTATCACCGAATGA
- the ortB gene encoding 2-amino-4-oxopentanoate thiolase subunit OrtB → MGKVEELFKRSSEIMKKSLAGLDYDKFEIKNISFDYDALLNSVPYDIYEISKIQKEFKVGGTPLYELKNINKIVKKLSKPGYGAKILLKDEANNASGSFKARRASLSVFHAKKMGFKGVVAETSGNYGAAVASQAAQMNLKAIIVQEVFDSKWIGQPEILEKGRACEAYGAEVWQMTVGPELFYMTLLILNETGYFNASLYTPYAIKGIETLGYEIALEVKERYGKYPDYVLVTHAGGGNVTGTKRGLILGGAKDTKVIGVSVDLRGLHMASDRDFNRKSFTTGHTGFGVPFMVKPDRTDVPRNAARPLRYIDDYLIVSQGEVFYTTILLAQIEGLERGPAGNTSLAAAIPLARELPEDKIIVVQETEYTGAGKHPFAQLTFAKKMGIEIVKGNPEQNVPGKKIVIPEDVSELRYEKVDLEEIKKSYLKNALKDINEITKEDLKFLKEEINEKDSDFVERYLYEKGVKIYG, encoded by the coding sequence ATGGGAAAGGTTGAAGAGTTATTTAAAAGAAGTAGCGAAATAATGAAAAAATCTCTTGCTGGTCTTGATTATGATAAATTTGAAATAAAAAATATCTCTTTTGATTATGATGCACTTCTTAATTCAGTGCCTTATGATATTTATGAAATTTCAAAAATTCAAAAAGAGTTTAAAGTTGGAGGAACTCCACTTTATGAATTAAAGAATATAAATAAAATAGTTAAAAAATTATCTAAACCAGGTTATGGTGCTAAAATTTTACTTAAGGATGAAGCAAATAACGCATCTGGATCATTTAAAGCAAGAAGGGCATCACTTTCAGTTTTTCATGCAAAAAAAATGGGGTTTAAAGGAGTAGTTGCAGAAACAAGTGGAAATTATGGTGCAGCAGTTGCGTCTCAAGCAGCACAAATGAATTTAAAAGCAATAATAGTTCAAGAAGTCTTTGATTCAAAGTGGATTGGACAACCAGAGATTCTTGAAAAAGGCAGAGCATGTGAAGCATATGGTGCAGAAGTTTGGCAAATGACAGTCGGTCCTGAACTATTTTATATGACTCTTCTTATTTTAAATGAAACAGGCTATTTTAATGCCTCGCTTTATACTCCTTATGCAATTAAAGGTATTGAAACTTTAGGTTATGAAATTGCTTTAGAAGTTAAAGAAAGATATGGAAAATACCCAGATTATGTTCTTGTAACTCATGCAGGTGGTGGAAATGTTACTGGAACAAAAAGAGGACTTATTTTAGGTGGTGCAAAAGATACAAAAGTGATTGGAGTATCAGTTGATTTAAGAGGATTACATATGGCAAGTGATAGAGATTTTAATAGAAAATCTTTTACAACTGGTCACACAGGTTTTGGTGTCCCATTTATGGTTAAACCAGATAGAACAGATGTTCCAAGAAATGCCGCACGACCTTTAAGATATATAGATGATTATTTAATTGTTTCTCAAGGTGAAGTTTTTTATACAACTATTCTTCTCGCTCAAATTGAGGGACTTGAAAGAGGACCTGCAGGAAACACATCTCTTGCAGCAGCAATTCCGCTTGCAAGGGAATTACCCGAAGATAAAATAATTGTTGTTCAAGAAACTGAGTATACTGGGGCTGGAAAACATCCTTTTGCACAACTTACTTTTGCTAAAAAAATGGGAATTGAGATTGTTAAAGGAAACCCAGAACAAAATGTTCCAGGTAAAAAAATTGTTATCCCAGAAGATGTAAGTGAACTTAGATATGAAAAAGTTGATTTAGAAGAAATTAAAAAATCTTACCTTAAAAATGCTTTAAAAGATATAAATGAAATAACAAAAGAAGATCTTAAGTTTCTAAAAGAAGAGATAAATGAAAAAGATAGTGATTTTGTTGAAAGATATCTATATGAGAAAGGAGTAAAAATTTATGGTTAG
- a CDS encoding CARDB domain-containing protein: MKKILLSILTIFLIFSFIKFSFGEPQIEIEGYSINPKEVYPGCEFTLSMNIKNNSLKDKAKSITIEIKRIENRNDLYIFYPKNKTTTRKIEELDANKEIKVEFSFEVDKNAQTGLYRLVVTISWRDESNKTYLSEEIIGVSVSPPSIENRPLLTIKLFTYSPIPVEGGGTFDLNLNIENIGGKDAKNIKVEIKRVEGSTALLYFSPKESGNVIYLNRIQKGERSSIKFSFNVDENIKTGLYNLEVQMNYEDEARLFYSNQEIVGINVVEKRDKANVDIISSKVVPERILPGDTFELNLKIKNDGNLLAKKIKIYPSNIEGEGSLKYFSLHGEGVKIINYLNINEETEIKFNFIVDKKIESKLYNIVFNITYEDEKNKIYSNAKSVGILISSDAPDLILSNYSFDPESIKPNTTFKLNLIIENRGNLSAKDIKITLQNLENNTSLYPFSIFKGSGSQYLEEIKENEKKYVIFELKVDKDAQSKNYTIIILIDYKDKSLRSYTKNERINIFIGEKEKLTKPIVLIENVSTEPKLIGIGTNFKLNLTLLNNGGEVARNVKIQFSGVGVSGDLYPFTILNTSNTIFIGDLKENERKNVEVNFSVSSEAKEGPYNLIINITYENSENFSDSQKIGIVVKKIEPQKSLNLILSNYKVNPNIVNPGDIVEIDYTITNISKENAYNITHKIDKLENSNSLYPFSPIYSTNINKTNLILGGNSISYKIKFFVSPDAESKTYNLSLSIKYEDINGVSYETSGTIGVVVLRKQILAIFNFLCPERVKTNQSFTLSCEIGNIGNYPVKGVILYLKGLPVFGGDKFIGTLESGNYDTYEFETKIEREGEYKGEIILQYVDDTNEIHEIKKEFKIVVEEYEESQLENKTQKLSFWQKLWRFILRLFGIIK, translated from the coding sequence ATGAAAAAAATTTTATTATCAATTTTAACAATTTTTCTAATTTTCTCTTTTATTAAATTTTCTTTTGGTGAGCCACAAATTGAAATAGAGGGGTATAGTATAAACCCAAAAGAGGTTTATCCTGGTTGTGAATTCACATTAAGTATGAATATTAAAAATAATAGTTTAAAAGATAAAGCAAAATCTATAACAATAGAGATAAAAAGAATAGAAAACAGAAATGATCTTTACATTTTTTACCCAAAAAACAAAACAACTACAAGAAAAATTGAGGAATTAGACGCAAATAAAGAAATAAAAGTTGAATTTTCTTTTGAAGTTGATAAGAATGCCCAAACTGGTTTATATAGATTAGTAGTAACTATTTCATGGAGAGATGAGAGTAATAAGACATATTTAAGTGAGGAGATAATAGGTGTAAGTGTTTCACCACCTTCCATTGAAAATAGACCACTTTTAACAATTAAACTCTTTACTTACTCTCCAATTCCTGTTGAAGGTGGTGGAACTTTTGATTTAAATTTAAATATAGAGAATATTGGAGGCAAAGATGCAAAAAATATAAAAGTTGAAATAAAAAGAGTTGAGGGTAGTACTGCACTTCTTTATTTTTCTCCAAAAGAATCTGGAAATGTGATTTATTTAAATAGAATTCAAAAGGGAGAAAGATCGAGTATAAAATTTTCCTTTAATGTAGATGAAAATATAAAAACTGGACTCTACAATCTTGAAGTTCAAATGAATTATGAAGATGAAGCAAGATTATTTTATAGTAATCAAGAAATTGTAGGAATAAATGTAGTTGAAAAAAGGGATAAAGCAAATGTTGATATTATAAGTTCTAAAGTAGTTCCTGAAAGAATTTTACCAGGAGATACATTTGAATTAAATTTAAAAATTAAAAATGATGGCAATCTTCTTGCTAAGAAGATAAAAATATACCCTTCAAACATTGAAGGGGAGGGTTCTTTAAAATATTTTTCTTTGCATGGGGAAGGAGTAAAAATAATTAATTATTTAAATATTAATGAAGAGACGGAAATAAAATTTAATTTTATAGTTGACAAAAAGATAGAATCAAAGTTATACAACATTGTTTTTAATATAACTTACGAAGATGAAAAAAATAAAATTTACTCAAACGCAAAATCAGTCGGAATTTTAATATCATCAGATGCTCCAGATTTAATTCTTTCTAACTACTCATTTGATCCTGAAAGTATAAAACCAAACACAACCTTCAAATTGAATCTTATAATTGAAAATAGAGGAAATCTTAGTGCAAAAGATATAAAAATAACACTACAAAATTTAGAGAATAATACATCTTTATACCCATTTTCTATATTTAAAGGATCAGGTAGTCAATATTTAGAAGAAATTAAAGAAAATGAAAAAAAATATGTAATATTTGAACTAAAAGTCGATAAAGATGCTCAAAGTAAAAATTATACAATAATTATTTTGATAGACTACAAAGATAAATCTTTAAGGAGTTACACAAAAAATGAAAGAATAAATATTTTTATAGGAGAAAAAGAAAAATTAACAAAACCTATAGTTTTAATTGAAAATGTTTCAACAGAGCCTAAACTAATAGGAATTGGAACTAATTTTAAATTAAATCTCACACTTTTAAATAATGGAGGAGAGGTCGCTAGGAATGTAAAAATTCAATTTAGTGGAGTTGGCGTGTCGGGCGATCTATATCCATTTACAATTTTAAATACAAGTAACACTATTTTTATCGGAGATTTAAAGGAAAATGAAAGAAAAAATGTAGAAGTCAACTTTTCTGTATCATCAGAGGCAAAAGAGGGACCCTATAATTTAATTATTAATATAACTTATGAAAATAGTGAAAATTTTTCTGACTCACAAAAAATTGGTATAGTAGTTAAAAAAATCGAGCCACAAAAAAGTTTGAATTTAATATTGTCAAATTATAAAGTAAACCCTAATATTGTTAATCCCGGAGATATTGTTGAAATAGATTATACAATTACAAACATTTCAAAAGAAAATGCATATAACATCACTCATAAAATTGATAAATTAGAAAATTCAAACTCACTTTATCCATTTTCACCTATTTATTCCACAAATATTAATAAAACAAATTTAATTTTAGGTGGTAATTCAATCAGTTATAAAATTAAATTTTTTGTATCACCAGATGCAGAATCAAAAACATACAATCTTTCTCTTTCAATAAAATATGAGGATATAAATGGAGTATCTTATGAAACTTCCGGAACAATTGGAGTTGTTGTATTAAGAAAACAAATTCTTGCAATATTCAACTTTTTGTGCCCTGAAAGGGTAAAAACAAATCAATCTTTTACTCTTTCTTGCGAAATTGGAAATATAGGAAATTATCCTGTTAAAGGTGTAATTTTGTATCTTAAAGGATTACCAGTTTTTGGTGGGGATAAATTTATTGGAACACTTGAAAGTGGAAATTATGACACCTATGAATTTGAAACAAAAATTGAAAGAGAAGGAGAATATAAAGGAGAAATAATTCTTCAATATGTGGATGATACTAATGAAATACATGAAATTAAAAAAGAATTTAAAATAGTTGTCGAAGAATATGAAGAGAGTCAGTTAGAAAATAAAACTCAAAAATTATCCTTTTGGCAGAAATTATGGAGATTTATATTAAGACTTTTTGGAATAATTAAATAA
- a CDS encoding ABC transporter permease, giving the protein MRLKDTITIVSRNLGRSKTRTILTSVGVLIGVAAIVTLISISIALNRSVVEQIENSGDIKILTIYPVSFKFGGRNPFSGKGSTQSEIKIIDRNALKNFEKIEGVIAVSPIYEYSGIKVEIGKAYSISTFTGIEINKIKEIAGELEKGRYFTKVDKYSAIVGAKFEETFLDKNTEKEVKLDPFGKIFKFTIQRIKDGKVETKTYSFKIVGVLKQKGTQEDYVVYVPIDTIISIREWITNSNINPEINGYQRAIVKVRDVSSVNYVTKKIEEMGFTVFSIQTLINAISNVFSILQFILGGIAAISLIVAGVGIVNTMTMSIYERTRQIGIMKAIGASNKDILWMFLIESATLGFFGGIGGIILSFILNSIITIISPFITQGVKLKVFAPFYLIFFAIIFAVVIGLIAGYFPSKRAANLSPVEALRYE; this is encoded by the coding sequence ATGAGACTAAAAGATACAATAACAATTGTTTCAAGAAATTTAGGAAGATCTAAAACAAGAACAATTTTAACATCAGTGGGCGTTTTAATTGGTGTTGCAGCAATAGTAACATTAATTTCAATATCAATTGCATTAAATAGAAGTGTTGTAGAACAAATTGAAAATAGTGGAGATATAAAAATTTTGACTATTTATCCAGTTTCTTTTAAATTTGGTGGAAGGAATCCTTTTAGTGGTAAAGGATCTACACAATCTGAAATAAAAATAATTGATAGAAATGCATTAAAAAATTTTGAAAAAATTGAGGGTGTTATTGCAGTTTCTCCAATATATGAATATTCTGGAATCAAAGTTGAAATAGGAAAGGCTTATAGTATTTCTACTTTTACAGGAATTGAAATAAATAAAATAAAAGAAATAGCTGGTGAGTTAGAAAAAGGGAGGTATTTTACAAAAGTTGACAAATATTCTGCTATTGTTGGAGCAAAATTTGAAGAAACATTTCTTGATAAAAATACAGAAAAAGAAGTTAAACTCGATCCATTTGGAAAAATTTTTAAATTCACTATTCAAAGAATAAAAGATGGAAAAGTTGAAACAAAAACATACTCTTTCAAAATAGTCGGGGTTCTTAAACAAAAAGGGACTCAAGAAGATTACGTGGTTTATGTCCCAATAGATACAATTATTTCAATAAGAGAGTGGATTACAAATTCAAATATTAATCCTGAAATAAATGGATATCAGAGAGCAATTGTAAAAGTAAGGGATGTTAGTAGTGTTAATTATGTAACCAAAAAAATAGAAGAAATGGGGTTTACTGTTTTTTCAATTCAAACATTAATTAATGCAATTTCAAATGTTTTCAGCATCTTACAATTCATATTAGGTGGTATCGCTGCAATCTCCCTAATTGTTGCAGGTGTTGGAATAGTAAACACTATGACAATGTCTATTTATGAAAGAACAAGACAAATTGGCATCATGAAAGCAATTGGTGCATCAAATAAAGATATATTGTGGATGTTTTTAATTGAATCTGCTACTCTTGGATTTTTTGGGGGAATTGGAGGTATAATTTTATCTTTTATTTTAAATTCTATTATAACAATTATCTCCCCCTTTATAACCCAAGGTGTTAAATTAAAGGTTTTTGCTCCTTTCTATTTAATATTTTTTGCAATAATTTTTGCAGTTGTAATTGGATTAATAGCAGGATATTTTCCATCAAAAAGAGCAGCAAATTTAAGCCCAGTTGAAGCATTAAGATACGAATAA